The region TAATTAGAAAATTAAATCAAGAACCTGAATCAAAATCATAATGCTTACTCTCAACAAAATTCATCATATTGCCATTTTATGCTCCGATTACGAAAAATCTAAATATTTCTATACCCAGATTTTAGGTCTGACTATTATTAGAGAAATTTATCGTGAAGAACGCCAGTCTTATAAATTAGATTTGGCTTTAAATGGTTCGTATGTGGTTGAATTATTTTCTTTTCCAGATCCGCCGCAACGACCTTCAAGACCAGAAGCTGTCGGTTTGCGTCATTTAGCTTTTGAAGTGATCAATCTGGAAGAAACCATTGCTTTTTTGACTTCAAAAAATATTGAATCAGAACCAATCCGAATTGATGAAACAACCGAAAAACGTTTCACTTTTGTTGCTGATCCAGATTTACTGCCAATAGAGTTTTATGAAAGATAAGCTAGGGAAAATTTAATCTCGCAAAGTCGCGGAGACGCAAAGTTTTCATTTCTAATGATGCTTCAAGTTATAGCTTGTGATTTCGATCGCGAGCGAAAAAACTTTGCGTCTCCGCGACTTTGCGAGATTCCTTCACTTTTCTATACCTTTAAAACATACCGTAAGAAAAAACCTGTTTTTACGATTTTAACACATTATATTGCTTATTTTTTGTAAAAAACCAAATCTGATGCTTAATTTTGTAATCCGCATAAAAATGCGATTTACAAAATCACTCCTGATGAACAAAACGGCGCAAATCAAAAAAAATCATCAATTCATTAAATTCCGAAAATTAGTTATTGTTTCTATTCTAATTGGCTTTCTTTCAGCCTTCCTCGGAATTTCACTCAAAAAAATAACCGAGTATTACGAAGAGATTTTCTTCCATGAAGTTTCGGTTCATCCATTATTTTACATTATTTTCCCTGTTTTCGGATTATCTGTAATTTATTTTCTAAGGCAATATCTTTTCAAGAAAAAAGAAAACAAAGGCATTAAAGAAGTTTTTGAAAGTACACAGACTAAAAAAAATCTGCCATCTTATAAAATTCCGTCTCACTTTATAAACGGATTATTGACTGTTATTTTTGGAGGATCAACCGGAATCGAAGTTTCGACAGTTGTTGCAACTGCCACAATTGGTTCAGTCGCTCATGAAAAAGAAAATGTTTTCCGTCAATACAAAACCGAATTAATCTGTGCGGGAGTTGCTGCCGGAATTACAGCACTTTTTAGCAGTCCGATTGCGGGAGTTTTATTTGCTTTCGAAGTAATTTCCAGAAAAGTGACACGCGCTTTTATTATATCTAATTTAGTTGCCGTTTCGATTGCTTTTGGTTTATTAACTATTTTAAAAGAAGAGCCTTTATTTGCAGTTTCCATTACAACCTGGCATTTAAAAGCCATTCCTTATTTTATCCTTTTAGGAATTCTAGCCGGAATGAATTCTGTTTATTTAACCAAATGTGTTTTATTCATTAAATCTCAATTCGGAAAAATCAATAAACATTATTACAAAATCATTATCGGATCTGCCGTTTTAAGTATTTCACTATTCTTTTTCCCTCAATTATATGGAGAAGGTTATCATGCTATAAAAGGAATTTTTGGAACTTCAAATCAGCTTCCTTTAACTATTACTTTGGCAATGACATTTATTGCAATCTTAATTTTAAAACCAATCGTAACCTCAATAACGCTTGCTTCCGGAGGCGATGGTGGTGTTTTTGCTCCTAGTCTATTTATCGGTGCATTTTTAGGATTGTTATTGGCTTCGGTTTTAAATACCTTTTTCCATGTCAATGTAATTCCGGTAAATTTTATGATTATCGGAATGGCGGCTGTTTTAAGTGCCAGCATTCATGCCCCATTTACTGCAATATTTTTAGTATGCGGATTGACAAATGATTATACTTTGTTTTTGCCAATTCTTGTAGTTTGTTTGATTTCAAAATATACCGCGAAAGCAATTTATCCGTATACTGTTTACAGTTATTCTCCAAGCCTGATTAAATAATTAGAGATTTTAAAAAAACTAAAAAAACAGCAATAGCAAAGTATATTTAAAAACATAACGAGCAAAATAATACCACAATGCCAACTGAAAAAATAAAAAGAAGCTACCGAAAAACACGTTACATTCTTTACAAAGAAACTTTAATTGATTATAAAGAACATTTTTGGTCATTTTTAGGATCTTTTGTTGGAATTGGAATTTTGGCTTATGTACAGTCGATCCA is a window of Flavobacterium crocinum DNA encoding:
- the gloA2 gene encoding SMU1112c/YaeR family gloxylase I-like metalloprotein, with amino-acid sequence MLTLNKIHHIAILCSDYEKSKYFYTQILGLTIIREIYREERQSYKLDLALNGSYVVELFSFPDPPQRPSRPEAVGLRHLAFEVINLEETIAFLTSKNIESEPIRIDETTEKRFTFVADPDLLPIEFYER
- a CDS encoding chloride channel protein — its product is MNKTAQIKKNHQFIKFRKLVIVSILIGFLSAFLGISLKKITEYYEEIFFHEVSVHPLFYIIFPVFGLSVIYFLRQYLFKKKENKGIKEVFESTQTKKNLPSYKIPSHFINGLLTVIFGGSTGIEVSTVVATATIGSVAHEKENVFRQYKTELICAGVAAGITALFSSPIAGVLFAFEVISRKVTRAFIISNLVAVSIAFGLLTILKEEPLFAVSITTWHLKAIPYFILLGILAGMNSVYLTKCVLFIKSQFGKINKHYYKIIIGSAVLSISLFFFPQLYGEGYHAIKGIFGTSNQLPLTITLAMTFIAILILKPIVTSITLASGGDGGVFAPSLFIGAFLGLLLASVLNTFFHVNVIPVNFMIIGMAAVLSASIHAPFTAIFLVCGLTNDYTLFLPILVVCLISKYTAKAIYPYTVYSYSPSLIK